The Kordia sp. SMS9 DNA window TAGTTTTAATGTTTTCATATCACTGCTCTTTTTTTGTGGGTTACTGTATTATTTTTAAAATAGTTAAGTCTCATCTAATAAAGCATCATCTACTATATTTGGAAGCGTTACTTTTAAATTTGGCTCGACTTCCATGGCACGTTTGATAGCAAAAATTGCTTCGTCATTTCGCGCCCAACTCCTTCTGGCAATACCATTATTTACATCCCAAAATAACATCGAATGTAAACGTCTTGATGCTTCCTTACTACCATCAAGAACCATGCCGAAGCCGCCATTAATTACTTCGCCCCAACCAACGCCACCACCGTTGTGAATGGAAACCCAAGTAGCACCTCTAAAGCTGTCTCCGATGACATTATGAATTGCCATATCAGCCGTAAATTTAGAGCCGTCGTAGATGTTTGAAGTTTCTCGGTATGGCGAATCTGTTCCTGAAACATCGTGATGATCGCGTCCTAGAATGACAGGTCCAATCTCGCCACGTTCAATGGCTTCGTTGAACGCTTGAGCAATTTTCATACGACCTTCCGAATCTGCATATAAAATACGTGCTTGTGAACCAACGACGAGTTTGTTTTCCTGCGCACCTTTTATCCAACGAATGTTGTCTGCCATTTGCTGTTGAATTTCTTCGGGCGAGACTTTCATAATGTCTTCCAACACTTTGCAAGCAATAGCATCTGTTTTGGCTAAATCTTCTGGTTTTCCCGAAGCACATACCCAACGGAACGGTCCAAAACCATAATCAAAACACATCGGTCCCATAATGTCTTGCACGTAACTGGGATATTTAAAGTCGATGCCGTTTTCCGCCATAATATCTGCACCAGCGCGAGAAGCTTCTAGCAAGAAAGCATTTCCGTAATCGAAAAAGTAGGTGCCTTTTGCAGTATGTTTATTGACGGCAGTTGCATGTCTGCGTAATGTTTCTTGTATTTTTTCTTTGAATAGTTCAGGATTGCTCGCCATCATTTCATTAGATTCCTCATAAGAAAGTCCCACAGGATAATACCCGCCAGCCCACGGATTGTGTAAGGAAGTTTGATCGCTTCCCAAATCTACAAAAACATCTTCTGCATCAAACTTTTCCCAAACGTCTACAATATTACCTTGATAGGCGATGGAAACAATTTCTTTGTTCGCTTTTGCGGAATTGACTCTGCTGACTAGTTCATCTAAGTCATGAATCACTTCATCTACCCAACCTTGTGAATGACGTGTTTGCGTTGCTTTCGGGTTTACTTCGGCACACACCGTAATACAACCTGCAATGTTTCCTGCTTTGGGTTGTGCACCACTCATGCCGCCCAATCCAGCCGTAAGGAATAATTTTCCAGCCAAACCTTCCCCGTTTTTGGAGATTTTTCGTCCGCCATTCAATACGGTGATTGTTGTTCCGTGTACAATTCCTTGCGGACCAATGTACATATAACTTCCTGCGGTCATTTGTCCGTATTGCGTTACGCCCAATGCATTGAATTTTTCCCAATCGTCAGGTTGCGAATAGTTCGGAATCATCATTCCGTTCGTAACTACAACTCTTGGCGCATCTTTGTGTGAAGGAAATAAGCCTAGCGGATGCCCTGAATACATCACCAAAGTTTGCTCTTCGTTCATTTCTGCCAAATAGTGCATCACTAATAAATATTGTGCCCAGTTTTGAAACACGCCGCCGTTTCCACCGTAGGTAATTAATTCGTGTGGATGTTGTGCTACGGCGTAATCCAGATTGTTCTGAATCATCAGCATAATGGCTTTCGCCTGATTCGTTTTTCCAGGATATTCATCTATTGGACGTGCGTACATTGCATAATCGGGACGAAAACGATACATGTAGATTCTGCCGTAGGTTTCCAGTTCGGTTTTAAACTCTGGCAACAATACCTCGTGGTGTTTCTTATCAAAATAGCGCAGGGCATTTCGGAGCGCTAGTTTCTTTTCTTCAGGAGATAAGATGTTTTTACGCTTAGGCGCGTGATTGATGTTTGGATCGTACGATTTTGGTGTTGGCAATTCGTTTGGAATTCCTTGTAATATATGGTCTTTAAAAGTCATTTTTATATCAATTGTAGTGTTGTGCATCATTTTAAAAAGTGTTGTGTTTGTTAAAATGTGCTATGGATAGCGGATGTCTACACGATGAAAATGTGCAGTAGCTCGTTTGTATTTCATACAGTTAGAATCCATGAACTTTTACTTTCTTTTTTTGTTAAATCCGTACGGGCAATGTCTACAACCACTTTCGCAGCAATAGCCTCTTTTTAGGTGAAATTGCTCTGTAAACACCTTGTATCCTTCGGGCGAAAGATAAAAATCGCCTTCTTCAATGGGAATTAATTTCTTCATTTCTACAAAGGTACTTAAATTGGCTTAAATTTTGAATGACTATAATCATGGTTTTCGTATCAAAATATCTAGTACCGAGAGGTTTTCGAGGAATAACGTTGTATCCTTTTATTTTTTTGCGTGATGCGAATGATAAAAGCGATGCTGTTTTGGTGCATCATGAACGGATTCATTTGCGACAACAATTAGAATTGCTAATTCTTCCTTTTTATATTTTGTATGTATTGGAATGGTTGATTCGATGGTGTTATTACCGAAACCATCATAAAGCGTATGTTAATTTGAGCTTTGAACGGGAAGCGTATGATAACGAAGGCGATTTTGCGTATTTGAAGAAACGGAAGTTGTTTCAATTTTTGCGGTATTTGTAGAAATTGAGTTCATTACTAAAAATAAAAAACTAAATTTTTACACTTAGTTTTTTATTTTCCTCAGTGTTATTTGCCGTTTATTGTTTAAACATTTCACTATCAATCCACTCTGCTGAAATGATAGACCAAAAATCACTTGCAAGTTTTTGTTTTACATATTCATACGGAATATAGCCATAGCCATCATCGCCCCATTTGCCCCAAGAATTCCGAATGATCAATCCTCCTTTTTTACTTTTTCCGTCAATTGGGTTTTTTATGACCAAATCATCATCATATCCAATTACCATTACTGCATGTCCACCTAAAACAGATTCATTTTCTCCAGGGAAGGGAATTTTACCAGTTTTTTCAGTATCAGGATGTTCGAGTGCGGTATAGCAAGTAAATCCCATCATTGAAGGAATTCCTATCGCCAAGAGGTTTTTAATTTCCGTGAGTGTTTGACTCGCACTTGCCCCTAAAGGATCTAATCTAAAATATGAAAGTGCTTGGAAATTTTGACCATATGAGTATATAAATGCTGGCGGCTCTTCATCATACTTATCGGTTTCATAAGGATAGCTACTTGTTGGTGGTACGCCAAAGAGTGCTAGTGAACCCATGGCAGTTCTTAAATATCCACCTGTATCTCCTTTCCAATTTAAAATATTACGAGTTGTTTTGTAAACGAATAGTTCTGAGCCATCTATGTATTTATTGTGCACCCTTTTTTGAAAATACTCATACATTCCAACTGCGGCAAAGGCAGTGCAAGAACCTATATTTCCTTGATTTTTGATAGGCGAACACCATTTCCTAAGATCTACTTTTTTTTCTAACTTGCCTTTTATGTTCATCTTCTTCCGTATCTCTTCCAGAATTTCTTTTATAGATTTATTAGGGTTCGGCTTTAAAGGATTTCTTAAAATAGTAGAAGTTTTTGGATTGTAGTCTCGAATATCTGGATAGTCTTTTATCCATCCTAGATTCTTTTTTGATTGTTTCATGATGTTAAAGATTAAAATGATATCACAATAATAATGGCAGATCTTCTTAGTTTCAATACCCAATACTAGGGATCTTTTGCATGAGAAATATCCATTAGCTCATTAAAACGACGTGATGACTCATTCCTCCTTTTGTATACTTATTTAAATGATGAGTTTTGTTATGAAAACTAAAACAAACTCGTTATGAAACCATTTTTCTATTTTTTTCTTTGTCTTTTTTGTGTGAATGTTTTTGCTCAGCATACACCTAAAGTTACCGTAGCAGGTGAAAACGATTTACAATTGACCGATGTAAAAGTAACTGTTGAAATTGTTGGAAACCTAGCGGTCACAACGTATGATATGAAATTTTATAACGGATTGGACAGAACGCTGGAAGGCGAGTTGGTGTTTCCGTTGGCAGAAGGACAAATGGTTTCAGGATTTTCCATGGATGTGAATGGTAAAATGCGTGACGCCGTCA harbors:
- a CDS encoding urocanate hydratase — encoded protein: MTFKDHILQGIPNELPTPKSYDPNINHAPKRKNILSPEEKKLALRNALRYFDKKHHEVLLPEFKTELETYGRIYMYRFRPDYAMYARPIDEYPGKTNQAKAIMLMIQNNLDYAVAQHPHELITYGGNGGVFQNWAQYLLVMHYLAEMNEEQTLVMYSGHPLGLFPSHKDAPRVVVTNGMMIPNYSQPDDWEKFNALGVTQYGQMTAGSYMYIGPQGIVHGTTITVLNGGRKISKNGEGLAGKLFLTAGLGGMSGAQPKAGNIAGCITVCAEVNPKATQTRHSQGWVDEVIHDLDELVSRVNSAKANKEIVSIAYQGNIVDVWEKFDAEDVFVDLGSDQTSLHNPWAGGYYPVGLSYEESNEMMASNPELFKEKIQETLRRHATAVNKHTAKGTYFFDYGNAFLLEASRAGADIMAENGIDFKYPSYVQDIMGPMCFDYGFGPFRWVCASGKPEDLAKTDAIACKVLEDIMKVSPEEIQQQMADNIRWIKGAQENKLVVGSQARILYADSEGRMKIAQAFNEAIERGEIGPVILGRDHHDVSGTDSPYRETSNIYDGSKFTADMAIHNVIGDSFRGATWVSIHNGGGVGWGEVINGGFGMVLDGSKEASRRLHSMLFWDVNNGIARRSWARNDEAIFAIKRAMEVEPNLKVTLPNIVDDALLDET
- a CDS encoding DUF5522 domain-containing protein — translated: MKKLIPIEEGDFYLSPEGYKVFTEQFHLKRGYCCESGCRHCPYGFNKKRK
- a CDS encoding C1 family peptidase; the encoded protein is MKQSKKNLGWIKDYPDIRDYNPKTSTILRNPLKPNPNKSIKEILEEIRKKMNIKGKLEKKVDLRKWCSPIKNQGNIGSCTAFAAVGMYEYFQKRVHNKYIDGSELFVYKTTRNILNWKGDTGGYLRTAMGSLALFGVPPTSSYPYETDKYDEEPPAFIYSYGQNFQALSYFRLDPLGASASQTLTEIKNLLAIGIPSMMGFTCYTALEHPDTEKTGKIPFPGENESVLGGHAVMVIGYDDDLVIKNPIDGKSKKGGLIIRNSWGKWGDDGYGYIPYEYVKQKLASDFWSIISAEWIDSEMFKQ